Proteins encoded by one window of Nicotiana tabacum cultivar K326 chromosome 10, ASM71507v2, whole genome shotgun sequence:
- the LOC107779117 gene encoding non-specific lipid-transfer protein 1 — protein MAKVALLVVVCMAAVAVMLTPHADADISCGQVVASLSPCISYVRQGGAIPAPCCSGINSLNNQATSTPDRQTACNCIKSAAAGISGINFSLAGSLPSKCGVNLPYKISPSIDCSTVQ, from the exons ATGGCTAAAGTAGCATTGTTGGTGGTGGTGTGCATGGCAGCAGTAGCTGTGATGCTAACGCCCCATGCAGACGCTGACATCTCTTGTGGGCAGGTTGTTGCGAGCTTGTCACCATGCATTAGCTATGTGAGGCAAGGTGGTGCTATTCCAGCACCATGCTGCAGTGGAATTAATTCCCTCAACAACCAAGCTACCAGCACTCCTGATCGACAGACGGCTTGTAACTGTATTAAATCTGCTGCTGCAGGCATCAGTGGCATCAACTTCAGTCTTGCTGGTAGTCTTCCTAGCAAATGTGGTGTCAATCTTCCCTACAAGATTAGCCCTTCCATTGACTGCTCCAC GGTGCAGTAA